A region of Roseobacter litoralis Och 149 DNA encodes the following proteins:
- a CDS encoding endonuclease/exonuclease/phosphatase family protein: MRVLKLKCMTWNIHRAKGSDGQVDPGRIESAISQILAPAAPDILALQEADEECPPHGGILNIAQISKATGLAYAHQDAALRWGSNSYGFLGTILFLHNRFDQTHADVIDLPGHCHRGAVAVETLIDRRAVRVISTHLSLSQPLRIVQMRIIGQYLMRRPKMQTILLGDLNEWRPWGGAAFCKAIVGTSLKGPAKCTFPARWPILPLDRILTDAPGRVESVGVLDHPGIHAASDHRPLHALVTVP; encoded by the coding sequence ATGCGGGTGCTCAAACTGAAATGCATGACGTGGAATATCCACCGCGCGAAAGGATCCGATGGTCAAGTTGACCCGGGTCGCATTGAAAGCGCAATCTCGCAAATCCTCGCCCCGGCCGCGCCCGATATTCTCGCTTTGCAGGAAGCGGATGAGGAATGCCCACCCCATGGCGGCATTCTGAACATCGCGCAGATTTCCAAGGCGACGGGACTTGCATATGCCCATCAGGACGCAGCACTTCGGTGGGGTTCGAACAGCTACGGATTTCTGGGCACAATCTTGTTTTTGCACAATCGCTTTGATCAAACGCACGCCGATGTGATTGATTTGCCGGGACATTGCCACCGGGGCGCGGTTGCCGTCGAAACCCTGATTGACAGGCGCGCCGTGCGGGTCATCTCCACGCATTTGTCGTTATCACAGCCCTTGCGTATCGTTCAGATGCGCATCATCGGCCAGTACCTGATGAGACGTCCAAAAATGCAGACAATCCTGCTCGGTGATCTGAATGAATGGCGGCCCTGGGGCGGTGCTGCGTTCTGCAAAGCTATTGTGGGAACATCCCTCAAAGGCCCGGCAAAATGCACCTTTCCGGCACGGTGGCCCATATTGCCGTTGGACCGGATCCTGACCGACGCGCCCGGCCGTGTCGAGAGCGTGGGCGTGCTGGATCATCCCGGCATTCATGCGGCATCTGACCACCGTCCGCTGCATGCTCTGGTCACTGTACCGTGA
- a CDS encoding TetR/AcrR family transcriptional regulator — protein MQQPGRPREFDPDETLSKIMHLFWEHGYEATGLSDITKATGLGKASLYAAFGNKQSMYLKALAHYDARVVEGAVRILRAPDTAPLARIDAFLSAPLTALGDHADSRGCFLCNASADRAALDAQTATLVRTGYDKMRRAIVHALSQARPDMAQNARDQQAQLILTVYSGLRIMARSAKTLETLKPAKNAVMEILMDTGGGSQTPH, from the coding sequence ATGCAGCAACCCGGACGCCCGAGGGAATTTGACCCCGATGAGACCCTGTCGAAAATCATGCATCTGTTCTGGGAACACGGCTATGAGGCGACGGGGCTGAGCGACATCACAAAGGCCACGGGGCTGGGCAAGGCGAGCCTTTATGCGGCGTTTGGCAACAAGCAGTCGATGTATCTCAAGGCGCTTGCGCATTACGACGCCCGGGTGGTGGAGGGGGCGGTGCGCATCCTGCGCGCGCCTGACACGGCCCCGCTGGCGCGGATCGATGCGTTTCTCAGCGCGCCGCTCACGGCCCTGGGCGATCACGCCGACAGCCGCGGCTGTTTCCTGTGCAACGCCTCCGCGGATCGCGCCGCGCTGGACGCGCAAACGGCAACCCTCGTGCGCACAGGCTATGACAAGATGCGCCGCGCCATCGTCCATGCCCTGTCACAGGCACGCCCGGACATGGCCCAGAATGCGCGCGACCAACAGGCGCAACTGATCCTCACCGTCTACTCCGGCCTGCGCATCATGGCCCGATCCGCCAAAACCCTAGAAACCCTCAAACCCGCAAAAAACGCCGTCATGGAAATCTTGATGGACACAGGGGGAGGATCTCAAACGCCGCACTAA
- a CDS encoding CDP-alcohol phosphatidyltransferase family protein — MVVSWAAQAVFDNLALPFGLFVLTSAIALRGMVMHYSHRSLGMGNGVTLIRAALVAVLAGAVVAAQPATWAVFALACTAFALDGLDGWLARRSGLTSAFGARFDMEIDALLGAVLALILLTDGHVGPEILFLGFTRYAFVVASLFLPKLRAALPDSLRRKTICVIQIAALIALICPLTPLWLMAPLSWGAAGLLLWSFASDTRWLLGRP, encoded by the coding sequence GTGGTCGTTTCATGGGCTGCGCAAGCGGTCTTTGACAACCTTGCCCTGCCGTTTGGATTGTTCGTGCTCACAAGCGCCATCGCCTTGCGTGGGATGGTGATGCATTATTCTCACCGGTCGCTCGGGATGGGCAATGGCGTCACCTTGATACGCGCAGCGCTGGTTGCGGTCTTGGCGGGTGCGGTTGTGGCTGCGCAACCCGCCACTTGGGCCGTGTTTGCCCTCGCCTGCACAGCGTTTGCGCTTGATGGGTTGGACGGTTGGCTGGCACGCCGATCCGGTCTTACATCCGCCTTCGGCGCGCGCTTCGACATGGAGATTGACGCCCTTCTCGGTGCCGTTCTGGCGCTCATTTTGTTGACAGACGGTCATGTCGGGCCTGAAATCCTGTTTTTGGGGTTCACACGATATGCATTCGTGGTCGCGAGCCTGTTTTTGCCAAAATTGCGCGCTGCCCTGCCTGACAGCCTGCGACGCAAGACCATATGTGTCATACAAATCGCGGCCCTGATCGCATTGATATGCCCCTTGACCCCGCTGTGGCTGATGGCGCCGTTATCATGGGGGGCCGCTGGCTTGTTGCTGTGGTCTTTTGCCAGCGATACGCGTTGGTTGCTGGGCCGCCCTTGA
- a CDS encoding YkgB family protein, which produces MTHVTDTPAAAVNLADLGDTVANAGTHAIRFSSAIVLGWIGAMKFTAYEAGAIEGLVASSPLTSWLYSVFSLQGASNLIGSAEIAIALLLVVGAKFPKVALLGALGALATFFVTASFLFTAPVSEPSLGGFPALSVVPGQFLLKDIVLLAAALFLSGDALRRIARN; this is translated from the coding sequence ATGACACATGTAACAGACACCCCCGCCGCCGCCGTGAACCTCGCCGATCTGGGCGACACCGTGGCGAATGCGGGCACCCATGCGATCCGCTTTTCCAGCGCGATTGTGCTGGGCTGGATCGGGGCGATGAAATTCACCGCCTATGAAGCGGGCGCCATCGAGGGTCTGGTCGCCTCCAGCCCGCTGACCAGCTGGCTCTATTCGGTGTTTTCGCTGCAGGGGGCGTCGAACCTGATCGGATCCGCCGAGATCGCGATTGCCCTGCTGCTGGTGGTGGGCGCGAAGTTTCCCAAGGTGGCGCTGCTGGGGGCCCTGGGCGCGCTGGCGACCTTCTTTGTGACGGCCAGCTTCCTGTTCACCGCGCCGGTGAGCGAGCCGAGCCTTGGCGGCTTTCCCGCGCTGTCGGTCGTGCCGGGCCAGTTCTTGCTGAAAGACATCGTCCTGCTGGCCGCTGCGCTGTTTTTGTCCGGTGACGCCCTGCGCCGCATCGCCCGCAACTGA
- a CDS encoding YceI family protein has translation MRILTCTTLAVAIFGTTALAEPARFELDPSHTAVFFTVDHIGYAKTLGIFGTVSGEFTYDTVTQDLSDVRVSIDAASVNTFDSARDGHVKNKDFLDVSNHPEITFVATGGTPTGDTAGTVTGDLTILGQTQPITLDVTLNKAAEYPFGHKRMTLGLSIETSIERSDFGMTYAVGNGLVGDTVDIKIETEAMKMD, from the coding sequence ATGCGTATTTTGACGTGCACCACTTTGGCCGTTGCGATCTTTGGCACAACTGCGCTCGCTGAGCCCGCACGCTTTGAGCTTGACCCATCCCATACGGCAGTTTTCTTTACCGTTGATCACATTGGATATGCCAAGACTTTGGGTATCTTCGGTACGGTCAGCGGCGAATTCACCTATGACACGGTCACTCAGGACCTGAGTGATGTGCGAGTGAGCATTGATGCGGCCAGCGTCAACACGTTTGACAGTGCCCGCGATGGGCATGTCAAAAACAAGGATTTTCTGGATGTGTCAAATCATCCCGAGATTACATTTGTGGCAACCGGCGGGACGCCAACCGGCGATACGGCGGGCACGGTAACGGGTGATTTGACCATTCTCGGGCAGACCCAGCCCATTACGCTTGATGTGACCCTCAACAAGGCGGCAGAATACCCCTTTGGTCACAAGCGTATGACGCTTGGTCTGTCGATAGAGACATCGATTGAGCGTAGTGATTTTGGGATGACCTATGCGGTCGGCAACGGGCTGGTCGGCGATACGGTTGATATCAAGATTGAAACCGAAGCCATGAAAATGGACTGA
- a CDS encoding sulfatase-like hydrolase/transferase, translating to MTKPVYLALASLMLFLVLVLPNHPGTMNLTALNRFPLELPVLLLGMIALGNRPWLIGTLAMALLAATFLKLADYGMFTAYNRTFNPILDAFLMNAGIGLLGDSIGKPLTYLAIAGSAIVLVLVFVALMRSLRAWAILSVPRWGRICSLIAAIGFGGWAVADAGHHLAYWTFERSPPGSAWTSRLAFKRAVEMRETAADLVQFSKDAKTDSFANATGLLDQLNGRDVILIYVESYGRASFDNPLYAPTHLETLKSGQHALDQAGFAMRSGWLTSPTAGGQSWLAHGTLASGLWTSDNGRYNAMLASGHRWLFHFAQDAGYRTTAIMPAITLSWPESSKMGFDQVFAAADIPYEGNPFNWVTMPDQFTLAAYPALLSEDPRPEFIQIALISSHAPWVPVPDMLEWGDIKDGTEFNEMVAQGPTPRDLWKDRDNVRAAYRDAIDYSLQVTLSHIARLGEHAPLVMVIGDHQAAGFVAGSDNHDVAVHMIGPPDLVARIDTWGWSDGLIPDPDAPVRRMDMFRNDFLSAFSATQQLVGVVE from the coding sequence ATGACCAAGCCCGTTTATCTTGCTTTGGCCAGTCTCATGCTTTTTCTGGTGCTTGTCCTGCCCAACCATCCGGGTACGATGAACCTGACTGCGCTGAACAGGTTTCCGCTTGAGCTGCCGGTATTGTTGCTGGGCATGATCGCGCTTGGCAATCGACCGTGGCTCATCGGCACCCTCGCGATGGCTCTTCTTGCCGCGACGTTTTTGAAACTCGCCGATTACGGTATGTTCACAGCCTATAACAGGACCTTTAACCCGATACTTGATGCGTTCTTGATGAATGCGGGCATCGGGTTGCTGGGCGACAGCATTGGCAAACCCCTCACCTATCTTGCCATCGCGGGCAGCGCGATCGTATTGGTCTTGGTGTTTGTGGCCTTGATGCGTAGCCTGCGGGCATGGGCCATCCTGAGCGTGCCGCGTTGGGGCCGCATATGCAGCCTGATTGCGGCAATCGGCTTTGGCGGCTGGGCCGTAGCGGATGCAGGCCATCACCTCGCGTATTGGACGTTCGAACGCAGCCCACCCGGCAGTGCATGGACATCACGGCTTGCATTCAAGCGTGCGGTTGAGATGCGCGAAACGGCTGCGGATCTGGTCCAGTTCTCCAAGGATGCAAAGACTGACAGCTTCGCCAATGCCACCGGCCTGCTGGACCAGTTGAACGGGCGCGACGTGATCCTGATCTATGTCGAGAGCTATGGCCGGGCGAGTTTTGACAACCCGCTCTATGCCCCGACACATCTCGAAACGCTGAAATCGGGCCAGCATGCGCTCGACCAAGCTGGTTTTGCCATGCGCAGCGGCTGGCTCACCTCGCCCACGGCGGGCGGTCAGAGTTGGCTGGCCCATGGCACACTGGCGAGTGGCTTGTGGACAAGCGACAATGGCCGCTACAACGCCATGCTTGCCAGCGGTCACCGGTGGCTGTTTCATTTCGCACAAGACGCCGGGTACAGAACGACGGCGATCATGCCCGCAATCACGCTAAGCTGGCCGGAAAGCAGCAAAATGGGGTTTGATCAGGTTTTTGCCGCAGCAGACATTCCCTATGAGGGCAACCCGTTCAACTGGGTCACGATGCCTGACCAGTTCACGCTGGCCGCCTACCCCGCGCTGTTGTCCGAGGATCCGCGCCCGGAGTTCATCCAAATTGCATTGATCTCTTCGCACGCCCCTTGGGTCCCTGTCCCGGACATGCTGGAATGGGGCGACATCAAGGACGGCACCGAGTTTAACGAAATGGTCGCGCAAGGCCCGACGCCGCGCGACCTTTGGAAAGACCGCGACAACGTGCGCGCCGCCTATCGGGACGCGATTGATTATTCGCTGCAGGTGACGCTCTCTCACATCGCGCGATTGGGCGAGCACGCACCGCTTGTGATGGTCATCGGCGATCATCAAGCCGCTGGATTTGTGGCGGGCAGCGACAATCATGACGTAGCAGTGCACATGATCGGCCCCCCTGACCTTGTGGCACGCATTGACACCTGGGGCTGGAGCGACGGCCTGATCCCGGACCCAGACGCCCCGGTCCGCCGTATGGACATGTTTCGAAATGACTTTCTGTCCGCTTTTTCCGCGACTCAACAGTTGGTCGGGGTGGTCGAATGA
- a CDS encoding right-handed parallel beta-helix repeat-containing protein, whose product MTVEYCWRNGIFIAGHGENTVTGNHIVEDCFTQHTGLSGILACGERPELPVSPTDPFRTRHITIRNNEVTQTNVVTDYNDTITNSFGEPGGVGEAITVANSVQHVYVYGNNVHNSRQYGIDFKNHVVDGEIHGNRIDRVIRYGIYLDAGETDIRRISVKDNVVTHCRAGIVLSREEDDDDSGDGLVFEDIDIDNNTLAHLSRIGIHFQRHPSKDQQDIGHIRRIRARLNTLYNTNTDGFYRDLNIDDWATFGTNLAGQPIVDGIELRGNIAWNPDGDMWMRANVADDARFTVVDNFNVADGQTTGIDPLFKDPLKGDFSLQTGSPADPVIRKVRLLLTSA is encoded by the coding sequence CTGACCGTCGAATACTGCTGGCGCAACGGCATCTTCATCGCCGGGCATGGGGAAAACACCGTCACCGGCAACCATATCGTCGAGGATTGCTTTACCCAACACACCGGGCTGAGCGGCATTCTCGCCTGTGGCGAACGGCCGGAATTGCCAGTTTCCCCGACCGATCCCTTTCGCACGCGCCACATCACCATCCGGAACAATGAGGTGACACAGACCAATGTTGTCACCGATTACAATGACACGATCACCAATTCATTCGGCGAACCCGGCGGCGTCGGTGAAGCCATCACAGTCGCCAACAGCGTGCAACATGTCTATGTTTACGGCAATAACGTCCACAACAGCCGCCAATATGGGATCGACTTCAAAAACCACGTGGTTGATGGTGAAATTCATGGAAATCGTATTGATCGGGTCATTCGCTACGGCATCTATCTGGATGCGGGTGAGACCGACATTCGCAGAATCTCCGTCAAAGACAACGTTGTAACGCATTGCCGTGCGGGCATTGTTCTGTCGCGTGAGGAAGACGATGACGACAGTGGTGACGGTCTGGTTTTTGAAGACATTGACATCGATAACAACACCCTTGCCCATCTGTCGCGCATCGGCATTCACTTTCAGCGGCATCCATCAAAGGACCAGCAGGACATCGGGCATATCCGTCGCATTCGCGCGCGCTTGAACACGCTCTATAACACCAATACCGACGGGTTTTACCGCGATCTCAATATTGATGACTGGGCGACGTTCGGAACCAATCTGGCCGGTCAACCGATCGTGGATGGTATTGAGTTGCGCGGCAATATCGCATGGAATCCGGATGGCGACATGTGGATGCGCGCGAATGTAGCGGATGATGCCCGCTTTACGGTGGTCGATAATTTCAATGTTGCTGACGGGCAAACCACGGGGATCGACCCGTTGTTCAAGGATCCCCTGAAGGGTGATTTCAGCCTGCAAACAGGGTCACCCGCCGACCCCGTGATCAGAAAAGTCCGCCTGTTGCTCACGTCCGCGTAG
- a CDS encoding sulfotransferase domain-containing protein has product MTSDPKTFVLGLGAQKAGTSWLYHYLNADPASDFGGLKEYRVWDALELPEMGYFDVRPSKITNRLVVALTSRVRGRASNAWKLRGHLQDDPENYFTYFKERLSQPGIRMTGDVTPSYSGLSAETLCTIRDRFNDEGINVKVFFIMRDPVTRAISAARMNRRKRDWRESVPPFGDFDRAILSYAKSTHHNLIANYEHTVTQARSVFGPENVYVGLYETMFQLEEVERVSTFMGAAFMPERIKKRFYESRSEQPVKDETRHQLREIFEPTYRFAAQEFPETKELWFAPQSEQK; this is encoded by the coding sequence ATGACATCTGACCCGAAAACCTTCGTTCTAGGCCTGGGCGCTCAGAAGGCCGGAACAAGCTGGCTATATCATTATCTGAATGCTGACCCCGCGTCGGATTTCGGTGGCTTGAAAGAATATCGTGTCTGGGATGCATTGGAACTGCCTGAGATGGGCTACTTCGACGTGAGGCCCTCCAAGATTACAAACCGACTCGTGGTGGCGCTGACAAGTCGGGTCCGGGGGCGTGCGTCAAACGCCTGGAAACTGAGGGGGCATCTGCAAGACGATCCCGAAAACTACTTTACCTATTTCAAAGAAAGGCTTTCACAGCCGGGCATTCGAATGACCGGGGACGTGACGCCATCCTATTCGGGTTTGTCCGCTGAGACGCTTTGCACCATTCGGGACCGGTTCAATGATGAAGGCATCAATGTAAAAGTGTTCTTCATCATGCGCGATCCGGTTACCCGGGCGATTTCAGCAGCGCGCATGAACCGCCGCAAGCGGGATTGGCGCGAAAGCGTGCCGCCCTTTGGGGATTTTGATCGTGCGATTTTGAGCTATGCCAAGTCGACCCATCACAATCTGATTGCAAATTATGAGCATACCGTGACGCAGGCGCGCAGCGTTTTTGGTCCCGAGAATGTCTACGTCGGCCTTTACGAGACCATGTTCCAACTTGAGGAGGTTGAGCGTGTTTCAACCTTCATGGGCGCGGCCTTCATGCCCGAGAGGATAAAGAAGCGGTTTTATGAATCGCGCTCAGAGCAACCTGTGAAAGATGAGACGAGGCATCAGTTGCGCGAGATTTTCGAGCCGACCTATCGGTTTGCGGCCCAAGAATTTCCCGAAACCAAAGAGCTCTGGTTTGCGCCGCAGTCTGAACAAAAATAG
- the grxC gene encoding glutaredoxin 3: MPPEITLYTKGYCPHCKAARALLAAKGVRFVNHDIDITPARRREMIARAGGRTTVPQIFIADFHVGGNSDLTALNTSGTLDALLKNKQTA, encoded by the coding sequence ATGCCCCCTGAAATCACACTCTACACCAAGGGCTATTGCCCCCATTGCAAAGCCGCCCGCGCCCTGCTGGCCGCAAAAGGCGTGCGCTTCGTGAACCACGACATCGACATCACCCCCGCGCGGCGCCGCGAAATGATCGCCCGCGCCGGCGGGCGCACCACCGTGCCGCAAATCTTCATCGCAGATTTCCACGTCGGCGGAAACAGCGACCTCACAGCCCTCAACACATCAGGCACCCTCGATGCTCTGCTCAAAAACAAACAAACAGCGTGA